A region of Lycium barbarum isolate Lr01 chromosome 3, ASM1917538v2, whole genome shotgun sequence DNA encodes the following proteins:
- the LOC132631105 gene encoding josephin-like protein, with translation MEEGKMKIYHERQRLQLCLLHSLNNLFQAKDAFTRSDLNSIAGKLDMDDPNRGSWSPVSIVFKPHHNEITGNYDINVLIAALEQKGKSVVWHDRRNGASSIDLDGTDDQLMGIVLNVPVRKFNGLWRSRHWVTLRCIQGFWYNLDSDFAAPYAFKDIQEVREFLDGIITAGAEVLLVMNDKQ, from the exons ATGGAGGAaggaaaaatgaaaatatatcaCGAGAGGCAAAGATTACAGCTGTGCCTCTTACATTCCCTCAACAATCTCTTCCAG GCAAAAGATGCGTTTACGAGATCTGATTTAAATTCCATTGCTGGAAAACTTGATATGGATGACCCTAACAGGGGAAGCTGGAGTCCTGTGTCAATTGTTTTTAAGCCTCATCATAATGAAATCACTGGGAACTATGATATAAACGTATTGATTGCTGCACTGGAACAGAAAGGCAAAAGTGTTGTTTGGCATGATAGACGAAATGGGGCTTCTTCAATTGATCTTGATGGAACTGATGATCAACTGATGGGAATTGTTCTTAATGTTCCTGTTAGAAAGTTTAACGGCCTCTGGAGAAGCAGGCATTGGGTAACATTAAGATGTATTCAAGGGTTTTGGTATAATCTGGACAGTGATTTTGCTGCTCCTTATGCTTTTAAAGATATCCAAGAAGTTAGGGAGTTCTTGGATGGTATCATTACTGCTGGTGCTGAGGTTTTACTGGTCATGAATGATAAACAATGA